A window of the Brassica oleracea var. oleracea cultivar TO1000 chromosome C1, BOL, whole genome shotgun sequence genome harbors these coding sequences:
- the LOC106292835 gene encoding histone deacetylase HDT1 yields MEFWGVEVQAGKPLKVTPGYDSIVHISHASLGDCKGKKGEAVTLNVKEFELSHNWGKGSVHFVGFKCPNNKDDEGGEDFSDSEEEEEVEVPVPVAANGNAAKAVANPKPVTAPDDSDSEGMDEDCSDDEDDSEEEEETPKAETRRKRAHEAAPAPKTPVSAKKAKAAEATPKKTEEKKKGGPATPHPAKKGGNTPATATQSPKSASQVSCGSCKKTFNSSNALESHTKAKHSATAK; encoded by the exons ATGGAGTTCTGGG GAGTCGAAGTTCAAGCAGGGAAGCCGCTTAAAGTGACGCCTGGATATGACTCTATTGTCCACATCTCTCAT GCATCGCTTGGAGATTGTAAAGGAAAGAAAGGAGAAGCTGTGACTTTGAATGTGAAG GAGTTTGAGCTTTCTCACAACTGGGGAAAAGGAAGTGTCCACTTTGTTGGATTCAAATGTCCCAACAACAAAGATGA TGAGGGAGGAGAAGACTTTTCTG ATTCAGAGGAAGAAGAGGAAGTTGAAGTTCCTGTCCCTGTTGCAGCTAATGGGAATGCTGCAAAAGCCGTAGCAAACCCAAAGCCTGTGACTGCACCAGATGATTCTGATTCTGAAGGA ATGGATGAAGACTGTTCTGATGATGAAGATGATTCAGAGGAAGAAGAGGAGACACCTAAG GCTGAAACAAGGAGAAAGAGAGCACATGAAGCCGCACCCGCACCTAAGACACCTGTGTCTGCAAAGAAGGCTAAAGCAGCAGAAGCTACTCCTAAGAAAACAG AGGAGAAGAAGAAAGGCGGACCTGCAACCCCCCACCCGGCAAAGAAAGGTGGAAACACACCTGCAACTGCAACGCAGAGCCCAAAGTCTGCAAGTCAAGTCTCATGTGGTTCATGCAAGAA GACATTCAACTCATCGAACGCACTTGAGTCTCACACCAAGGCCAAGCACTCTGCTACCGCTAAGTAA